agataattcAACCCTTTTGAAGTTACTTTattaggagaaaaaaacactCAGTAGGAATAAATGATCCATTAAAgtaatttgcatgttttttttcttttttgtctcttctttaATTGACTGCATATATGGACAAGGTATTGCAGAGCATCCAGAAAGGGCCTTGGGTTGTCACTGATGATGCCATCAAATAGGGCTGTGATGTCCTCAAAAGCCTCTGAAAATCGCCTAACAGCCTGTTGTCTTTCTTCATCAGTCATAAAAGGATCTGTTCCAAAACTTGAGATCCTAGTCAGGGATGAACCCTTCTGCCTGTCTGTAATGTCTGTAATGCATGTATCACAGACCGTTTGCATATCATTTAAGTAAATCAGACCAATGCTCTGCTCAGATCCTGCAGCAATGGTAACATATATGACCATCTTGATCAAATGGCTGAAACAAATACAATGGCATTGTTTAGATTTGAAGCAAGAAGGAAATATTAACTGGAGAATCAAAAGAGTCGAGCATGAGTTGAGTTGAATAGGTTTTAATTCCAGGTTTAACATTAACCTGCAAATGTTGACTGGAAATTTTGAAGTTTTTGTATTTGGACAAAATGtacaattttattcatttcacaaaCATGGACCTTAGAAGCACATAGAAGTTATTAAGTTTACACACAAAATTATTTCTACCCCAATGCAACACAGTGTTTTAGTTTGAAGGGTGGTGGGTTTCTCTCCATGTACTGTCCTTCACACATAATAAACTGTATGGGAGATTATCTTGGAGAGGAGcgtcccccctcccctcccaaAAAAAAGGGGAGCTAATTACGTCataacatgatagttttattgtaaaaacgtgaaacggaTCACATTTGATGTTTCGTTCTGTGGTGAAAACGTGGACTATAAACCATATTTGTCGTCGTATGGGGAAACTGTGTGCTACGTCCAGAGAAATGCCGGATTCACCAAATTGGATGAAGTTGTACTTCATTGCAGAGATTTGGTGAAGCTTGAAGGACTCTGTGATattgttgacgttgcacccttAAAGCAGACAGGACCACGCCTTTGTGTCGGgaacttatttctcccagtcccagcggtgtataacctttataattttcatttttactttaagaaGACAGCCATAGGCGTAATCACAGTTTCATGTTATTAActaaaagcagcacacacactctatggcaactcagacacacacatgcacggtCTCATTGCGCGCAGGCAGGTGATGCACCGTGTTGCTCGTAACTTccccacatttctgtgtgtacaacaataaactagagtagaacaattaatcattgacaaaaaaaacctgaaatgtTTCTATTTGGCGagaatattttcaataaaatgtaatttgctCGAATATAGGCCGCAACAaaatctgcatacagtacaggctactttgattcatgttcttacaataaaactgaccatgttataacgtgatgggtttcacgtttttacaataaaactttcACGTTATACCAAGATGAGGTCccgtttttttattttttttattttactgtgttaTATCAGTAATATGCTGCAGCAGGTTCATGAGGCCCATTGTTGGGTTcgagaaatgtcagaaatgctCCAGCTGTCCTGTGGAGTGTAGGTGCTAAAACCATAGTGCTTATAATGAATTTAAGTATCACGTGTCCTCCACTGGTGCTGTGTGCTAGAGTATCTACATCAGCTGCTCTAGGAGTTCAGTCCACGTACACATGGAATATGAAGGGTGgaaagtgtctccacacagaaaaccTGGGACACAACACAGCCAACTGTTCTGTGGTGAAGATGATTTCATGGTTGGAACACAGGTTCACAAAGTCACAAAACACAGTTTATTGTTATAATCACATGCAAACAACAACTGTTTTAGGGATCTTTTCTTGTTACTAGGTAAAAAGGGGGTGGAGTCTAAGCCTAAGTAAGCTGCTAAGCAACATCATCAAAGGAGTCTTCACCTTGTGATGTCAAAAGAATAGGCATACCAACATTCTGTGTtccaataatttattttatagcaCTCACAGGACGACAAAACACATAAACTTTCATTTGTTGCCAACTTTGGTTAAACTAGTTAAGATGAAAAAAGATTGTATGcagaaaaaccagaaaaccTGTACTACAGCCCTTAAGAAAATTCAAGGTAAGTGATATTTCCatgttaaaatctttaaattagTCATGTTAATTTTAgatatattattaattattattactctaGTGTTAGAAAAATTCTTTCCCAACAAAAGCAAGAACCACAGAGAGTTATTCAATGCATACaattttacttgcaaggagtGTACTCACCATACAAGTATGATGGATACACTGAGTTTTTTCACACGTATTTTTAAGATGAACATGAAATCTTGTCCCAGAAAATTTTTGGGACAGTTGGGTGAAAATACTACAAAGTCTACATGTATTTTCCTAGTGTTAGGGTCAGTTATTTTGAGTGGCTGCGTCAGTTTCTCCTTTTGCGGGTCTCTATTTGCATAGCGGACTAAAGCAAAGTTATGGGAGAACTTCATGTCTTTAAGTGTTCTGTTTATTACGGTATGTGTTGTTCCTGAATTGACCAGGAAAGTTACTGGCTGGCCTGAAACCAATAATGTTATTTGTGGGTGCTTATTTGCTGTATAAAGGATCTCTTCtaagtttaaaatttttctaCTATTTTCCTCAGCCCTTCATCACTTCGTGCGTCTTCCTTCACTCCCTGTAGTCATGTTGGCACTAAACCATGACAGTCTCATGACCAGTGTCCTAAATTTCCAGCCTTTCTCTTGCTATTTTGCCATTCAccctgtcctctctgtccttctTTTGTGTGGTCTTAATCATAATAGTCCAGTCTACTTTACGAGTTCATTTAGTTGTTATGCTTTTAAGTAGGTTTGTCACCCTAAGGTTAAGTGCATCATTTCCTGGGGGTAAAACAGAACCTTGTTCATTTCTGTGGTTCCAGTCTCCACCTACATGTGTCCAGTAGGGTCCTAGAGTTTTCCTAAAAGCTCTCTTAATCTCCAGACTGTTTAGTCTGTAACTGTTAATCAAGTCTCTAATTTCTTCAGTAAACTTTTCTGGGTCGGTCTTTGGGTCAGTTAGTCCTGCTACAGCTTCAGTCACATCCCTCACATCTGTCCATGCTCTAGAAACCATCATCATATTAGGTTGTATTATTCTCTTTACATtggttaaaatcagttaaatctACACAAATAGAACTAAAGGCTCTGTGCTTGGAGGAAATTATCCTAGTTTTGGTTATTTGTAAAACCATACACAGTGAATATATTTTAGGTTATATCTATCATCCCCCATGTTGAGACATGGCATGGACCATGGCTCAGTATTGCTGCCCATCTATAAAGGTCTTTTTTTTGGAGGGTATATTTTCCCTCAGGTCATTTATAGATGTCATCTTGCTGTGTACAGCCTTTTCtttccacattttcttttcagaacTTGGGGATGCTTGTTTCATGTCTTTTAGAACTTGTAAATCGATTGGTATTGTTGCTGAGAGATCTTCCTAAAGAAATATAGGCCTTGGTATTTGTATGTGCAGCACACTTACGAATAGCAAGCTGTTTTGGAAGTTTTATTGCCAAAAATAATTCTTCTAGGAGTTTTGCGTGATGGACCGGCTTTTCGTGGATGTTATCATTCAGCGTTGCCATGCACGACAAATGTCTAGAGGGTGATAAAAATGCTATTTTGTTTTGGAGAAGTAACACTGCTACCGCATGAGGGACCAAaagtttccatccatccatccatccatccatccatccattttcttccgcttatccggagtcgggttgcgggggcagctgcctaagcagggaaacccaaacttccctcttcccggccacattcaccagctcatccgaagggatcccgaggcgttcccaggccagccgagagaagtagtctgtccagcgtgtcctgggtctgccccggggcctccttccggtgggacgtgcccgaaacacctcaccagggaggcgtccaggaggcatcctaaccagatgcccgagccacctcatctggctcctctcgatgtggaggagaagcggctctactctgagcccctccctgatcaccgagcttctcaccctatctctaagggagagcccggccaccctgtggaggaaactcatttcggccgcttgtattcgagatctcgttctttcggtcattacccacagctcatgaccataggtgaggctaggaacgtagatcgaccggtaaattgagagctttgccttttggctcagctctctcttcaccacgacagaccgatgcagagcccgcatcactgtggacgccgcaccgatccgcctgtcgatctcccgatccatccttccctcatttgtgaacaagatcccgagatatgtaaactcctccacttaggGCAGGAGGATTGACATCATCTGTTTGTTAGTTGCAGGCTGTGGAGCTTTTAAGATGGCTTGTTTCCTTTCAAGGTCAATCAGTTAGTCTTCAGCACTTAGAATGTGGCCTaaattttttaccttttttccacagctgcagtttatttttactgACTTTTGTGACTGTTTCAAAAAGAAATTTGCTATAGGATCTGTttggcgtttttttttttttttttttttttttttgggagaaACTATCTTTAATGGTTTAATCGTTTCTGTAATACACTGcccattttattttcctctgggCACGTGTCTCTGATCTAAATCTGTAGTGATATAAACCTGATCTAATACAATTACAAATTTACAATATactaacatattttatttttttctcttttgtagaTGTCAAAAACACCATGAGGCTGCCCGGTCCCATGTCTGGAAAGGATGAAAGGACCAAATCAACCAAGAGAAAAGCCGTTTCTCGTCAACAGAACCCTGCAAAAAAGCCAAGGCTTTCTGTTGTAGCTGGACCATCGTCAATCTCACAAGACGAGATAAAAAAAgtgaacagaaaaagaaagcgaaatgaagaggaagaagaatcATTAAGGGCGCCCAAGAAGACTAAAGGACTTCTAGGACTTGTGCCGAACAATGACACAGGATCCTCCTCAAACAGTAAGTTTACCCATTTGTTAAATTACAACAGTGTAGTTAATGCATGTTTTAGATTTAGTAAATTAACGTTACACTGTTCAATaactgcacggtggtgtggtggttataggctccagcttacccgtaaTAGACTGCGGTACAAAGAATGAATGCTAATCAACTttgacacatttatttaaaataatagaaattcaACTGAATTAATCATCGTTGTTATTACCAACATGCtaacatttatgtgtgttacTCTCATTTATAGAATCCTGTCGCAACAACATGAAAAGTTGCAAACCATCTGAGGAGGATGCAAAGAGGACCAATACGACCAAGAGGAAAGCCACTTCTCATCATCACAGACCTGCAAAAAGGCCAAGGCTTTCTGATGTAGCTGGACCATCGCCAATCTCACAAGACAAAGTCAAAAAAGTGAGCAGGAAAAGAAAACGAAATGAAGATGACGATGAAGAACTATCACGGTCACCCAAGAAGACAAAAGGACTTCTAGGCCCTACCCTGACCAATGAAGATAGTAAGACAGCCATTTCTTCAAAGGACAGGGCACAAACCAAAAGAGGTAAGTCATGAGTGATTAATGTACCATGTTAGTCATGTATAACACAAGTATTTAGTTACTATTTCACAGAATAACATTATAGCTTAGGCAACATGAGTAAATTCTAACTGAAATTATTCTAAAGGACATTAAAGCTAACCATGTGTTTGATTGCGTTTTTAGATGAATTTGAGGCAAAATATCAACAGGAGAATCCTCTAGGGGAAGGAGGCTATGGATCAGTGTTTGCTGGCTACCGGAAAGCCGATAATTTACCAGTAAGTATTACTCAAATGTTCTCAGTCAAATTACATGCTTTATGATTAAGAAATTTTAACCAACATCTTGTTTGTGTACTGCAGGTGGCGATcaaatatgtgaaaaaaatcattttcttcGAATATACTGACGATGGCGAGGAAATGCCTGCGGAAGTGGCTGTCATGCTAAGACTGCAAGCTAGAACAGACAACTCTGTGGGGAAGTCAGCCCCAGTAACCCTGCTGGACTGGTATGAACTGGAGGGACAGCTGGTTCTTGTGCTGGAGAGACCAGAGTCTGCCGTCAGTCTGTCTGACTATGTTTCAGATCATGGAGGTGCACTAGAAGAGGCCCCCGCAAAAGTAAGTATATAGAGGATTATTAGGATTGTTttgaatttttgtgttttagagACATTTTCAGATATTcttcatttgatttatttagatGTTTAATACTGACTAAGATCAAAGTGGTGGAGAGTCATGAAACACCTCAGACCacttcaaactttctaacccctgtttttgtctcttttaggTTATACTACAACAGCTGGTTGATGCAGCAATATACCTCCAGAAGAACTGCATTTTCCACAGAGACATCAAATTAGAAAACATCCTCATTGAGACAGATTCAGAAAAACCACAACTTCGTCTCATTGACTTTGGTTTGAGCTGTTTCTACGACGAAAACACAGAGTTTGATGTATGTTGTGGCATCCTGTCTCAATTCCCTCCAGAGGTATTGAACATGGATAATTACAGCGCCGGACCCGGAACAGTGTGGCAGATAGGGGTGGTCCTGTATGAAATGCTGCACACCATGAACTTCGTATCCACCTCCTTCATCCAAAATAAATTGAGGATCAGAAAAAAGCTTTCAAAAAGTAAGTTAAACACCCAATTGGCACATCTGTCCGCAAACACACAAATCTGATCATTTCACTTTGCTTTCTGTTAAACCACTGAAATGCTAACCAttgttgttcttttctttcatgtccTATAGGAGGCCAAGATTTTCTGAAGAAGTGCTTAGCAGAAGACCCCATGAAACGTCCCACtctggaggatcttcaaagccACCAGTGGCTCAGGTATGACACACATGACtaacttttgttttctctctttttctttccagcagGTATCCCTGGTGTCATGTTTGGTGCTTGTCGACAtcctttcctgtcctcttcACCCCAACCGGTCAAGGCAGATGACCGCCCTTCCTCAGTCTGGTTCTGCTGAAGGTTTCCTCCTTTTAAATGGGGGCATTCCTCCCATTGTCGCCTTGTGCTTGCTCAGGACTGAATCGAAGACAACAGCAAGAACAACAAGAAcaataacaagaaaatgaacaacaacaagaacaagaaaatgaacaaaaacaagaacaagaacaaaatgaacaacaagaacaagaaaaataacaacaacaacaataagaaataaatacaacaaatcaAATGCAAATTTATAAAAGTAACAACCCTCTTTACTGTTGTCTTCACCCCAATCGGTcaaggcagatggccgcccttccTGAGTCTGGTTCTGCCAGAGGTTTCCTCCTTTTAAAGGgggtttttcctctccactgtcgccTTGTGCTTGCTCAGGACTGAATCAAAGACAACAGCAAGAACAACAAGAAcaataacaagaaaatgaacaacaacaagaacaagaaaatgaacaaaaacaagaacaagaacaaaatgaacaacaagaacaagaaaaataacaacaacaacaataagaaataaatacaacaaatcaAATGCAAATTTATAAAAGTAACAACCCTCTTTACTGTTGTCTTCACCCCAATCGGTcaaggcagatggccgcccttccTGAGTCTGGTTCTGCCAGAGGTTTCCTCCTTTTAAAGGgggtttttcctctccactgtcgccTTGTGCTTGCTCAGGACTGAATCGAAGACAACAGCAAGAACAACAAGAACGAtaacaagaaaatgaacaacaacaagaacaagaaaatgaacaaaaacaagaacaagaacaaaatgaacaacaagaacaacaagaacaagaaaaataacaacaacaacaataagaaataaatacaacaaatcaAATGCAAATTTATAAAAGTAACAACCCTCTTAACTGTTGTCTTCACCCCAATCGGTcaaggcagatggccgcccttccTGAGTCTGGTTCTGCCAGAGGTTTCCTCCTTTTAAAGGgggtttttcctctccactgtcgccTTGTGCTTGCTCAGGACTGGGAACTAAATAGAAGACAACAGCAACAGcaagaacaacaacaagaagatgaacaacaacaataaaaaataaatacaacaaataaaatgcaaaatataaaataatctaTCTCATACTCTCATGTTCTTTTTTAATATGCTGATGTACATTATTCACAACTATTAAGTTTCTTAAAATGTATgaagttataaataaaaataatcaattacAAGGCAGCATTTAGAAATTCAGAGCTAATAGCTAAACAGTCTGTTGGTCTATACATGTCAGAGTAGAAAAGATATGAAATGAACAGAACAGACAGTGAATAGGACACAGTTAAATCAGTTTACTCAGATTACCTATCAGAATTTAACTGAACACTTTTAAAGCGTCTACATCGATCCAAACCAAATAGTGTTGATTTATCTCATTTTGGAGAGGTGGTAAATAAACACTAGTTCAGTTTAGATACTGATTCTATTTTACTGAGTTAAAATGAGTTATTATATATAAACTCTTTCATTGGATTATTTAACTATACAAGATTATCCCCATATTAACTTTACAAGGtctaaaatcagcttttctGAACTTCTAAAAATTAGATACAAAATGTAgtttcctaaaataaaaaagtcatttttagctaaaaaacatcaattttgcctacacaacaaacattttaaaacagttttaacaaaataaaaatgcttaacAAGATGACCACATGTCACTTTAGTAGGTACatctgttcaactgcttgttaacacaaatatcgaatcagccaatcacatggtagCAACTCaaagcatttagtcatgtagacatggtcaagatgacttgctgaaggtCAGACTAAGCAactttgaacttcagcaaatagtgggggatattttcttggccggCACTACCAATGTGGCATGGTTTAACCTCCatagcctacctgagtattatTGCTGactgaccacagtgtagcatcttctgatggctacgtccagcaggataattcaccatgtcacaaagctcaaatcatctccaactccTTTCTTTAGCACAACAGTCATTTCACTGGactccagtggcctccacagtcaccagatctcaatccaacagagcagctttgggatgtggtggaacgggagattcttatcatggatgcagccgacaaatctgcagcaactgtgtgatgctgccatgtcaatatggagcgaAATCTCTGAAAACAAGgtttccaacactttgttgAATCTGTCCATGGATTTTATTCTAGGATTTTGACAAAGAAGATTTATGGTGATTTTTGGTAAATGGCAAAtggcctgtacttatatagcgcttttatccaaagaaaaatgatgatgaaaaacgAAGTtagaattaaagccgcaagcagCATCCATCAGGTCAGAGCCTCGTGGCCCCCGCCACCTGTCTCATACACCCTTTGCTAGCATGTTAGCGCTTTAGCTAATATTAGTAATATGGTGAAATGGCTTGCTGAGAATCTTAAATGTTGATGTACCTAGTTAGCATGTTTtcctagcatgctaatatgctagctaacatgTTATGTAATGTGCTTATTTAACTAGCTGGGATTTTGGCATGTTGATGGACCTAGTTAgtatttttgctagcatgctaatatgctagctaacatgctataggtgtgtcccaattcagggtctgcacacttcgaagtgcgcagactacgcaggctacagagtgtcctctgTAGTCttaggctctgttgttttccagccggtacgcacttcattaaccctttaaaagtCCATGAATGTCAAATGATACCAAATTCTAATGTcgccatttaacaaacatgctttaaatgtacttggttttgtaatatttatacTAAAGTCTAGTTTTAAAAAAgcgtactttttttaaaataaaacttgaaactttATACGACCCTTCTGAGCTcagttgctgattcgccaccgtcttgtgcgcaatgaattctgggagaaaagaggccgcgaaggatgcatcacagTATTTTgtgcaccgcgatgacgtatgtggccgacggatccgcacttcgaagtgtgcagaccctgaattgggacacaccttatATAATGTGTTTATTCAACTAGCTGGAATTCTGGTATGTTGATGGGTGTAGTTAgtatttttgctagcatgctagctaacatgctaggtaAAATGGCTAACTGAGAATTTGAAATGTTGGTGtacttattaaacatttttgctaCCATGCTAAAGCTAGCTTGCTGTCAgttttggtgcagatcccatgtatttctatgcaGATATGAGCTGGTTTCACAGACCGCACCCACCTCCTGGGAAAAGTTGCTATATGGCAGAAGGAGACTGTAAAataggctaggttcacactgcagggcataatgctcaattcgtatttttttgtgaaatccgatttttttgagagtccgttcacatttccaattaaatgcgacttgtgatctcctgtatgaacccTATGCGCACCAAAAGTGTCCAGCATGTGTAGAAGACATGACACTGAGCGTGCGTGTGACGTTTTCGTGCTTGCGGTAACAGCGGTGCGGATGttgcaattttaaagttattgtccaaccatatccagcacattttcaatggcatCGTTTTAACGAGGAGATTACAAAAGAAGAGAGTCAGATTTTTGGCCATGGCTTTTTGTGGTGTAGTGGcagcaacgtctgtacagagaaacatgtctgtacagagaaacatGTGAGTACAGAAGCGCAGACAGGAGTAGTGAGAGAATGATTTGTGAGATAGAGAATAgaagtttataaacaatgttgaGCATGATATGTAGGTAGGTCGGATTAATGCAACCTGGCCTTTCAGACTGAAGTTGCATGGCAAAAGATCGGATATGtatcggatttaggaccacatatcaaagtggcctgggtcgcatttgaaaTAATCGGATCTGTGTTgttcagactgttatgaaaaAATCAGATACAGGCCGCACAGGGGCAAAAAAttggatttgggtcacttcCGCCTGCAGAGTGAACCTAGCCTTGGTTGCtcttttgcattttgtattCTATTTGCTGGTGAATTCTTTtggtgttatttaattttattgtttgatgTGAATGCTtatgatgtatttatttttaaattgtttgctgtgttaattttttaattaatgttggctgtgaatgcatgttttttattaaaatgtttaataaatatgtttattaaaatgtttatggaGTGAAATAGTTGGTCATTTTTCacctaatgtttttaaatacttttacaaTCAAAACAGGTGATGGCATGATATGTTTTTCATTAGAACTGATTATTTAGTATCTTGTGTGGATAAATACCAGTGTACTCATatgatcaataacttgaaaTTTTTGGACAACAGATATCACTTGTGTTCGAAATGCAGATATGAGTGCAAAACACACAGAATCCTGACCCTAGATATGACAGATATACTGGCATCAGAAATCACCAGATTTGACTAGACTCTTGAAATAGCTTGTCAGGATATCTCTAGTGTGGTGATACTCTCCAGATATGGGCCTTGGCTAGTATCCTATTTCTGGGGCAAATCTGAACTACAGATTCTATCATTATCAAAGTGGTCCCATGTCCGGAGTTGATATGCTCCGGACATGAAATTTGAAAATGTCATGGCTGAAGAGTATCTACGACAGATATCACCATGGATGAGGCATGTCTGAGGGTATCCGGGCAAAGATATCTCTGGATTCTAGGGGTTTTTGGTCCGTGTACTTCGCGGCCATCCgttttttgtgttaatattgaaaaaaacaagaaatgattCATCTCCCGTTTTTCGTTTGGAAATTggaaattgaaaaacaaaaaacgagcCTTTATCTGATTTTGTATTTGCGTTAACTTAAACCCGAAGTaccttcttcttctactgctgCTGAAACTACACTACTGCCCCGCGGTGATATGTGGTTGACTTGCTGCCCACAGTTTACTGTAGATATTCAATTTAAACCGAAAACACAAACATTGACCAAGTGATGGAGTCATTTGTACTTTTTCGTGGTGGGAGAAGAGTCAGCCTCCGAGAGGACGATATGACGGTGGAGAAAGTTTGCAGGATTTTTCAGGTGGGTAAACATGACATGATGTTTCTCTATGTTACCTTACATAGCTTAaactttttaacattaaaaatgtgtggGAACTTGCAAAAATTGCAGGAATTACAAAAAGTGAATtgataaatgaggaaaaaaaatctttccacACCCTGTAGAATAGGCCACTACCTTATTGCAAAGGGTAATTTCTAGTGGTTTCCTATTCTATTcgggagtttttcttttttgtttgttttgtttttgcaacaaAAATGCGAGAATTCTAAAATCATGCAAGATTTAAACGGCGAAAGTGGGGTGTGCTTGAAAAAAAGATTACCTTTATTACTGCTCAGTATGATGGCGATAAACAAGCATAAGATGACATTACCaatgattatttaatataaaatgaaataaactttaattactGAGTGATTTCTTTCTTAAATGGTAGgcatatatttttcattaataccCCTTGCAAAGATGTTGTGCTGTAGTGTGATGTTTTACTGTCTCACTAAATAAAAgagtaaatattttcatagttcagttctAATGCAATTTGTTGTCCATTCTACCCAATTATACAGGTTACTGCTGGCAGTGTGTACATCACAGataacacaaacacagccaTCTTCCCAGAGGTCTCAGGGAATTTTTCTATTATGAACCTCACTAACCGGGGGCATTACGAGGTGCACGGAGATCAGGGGCAAAGTATGACACCTGTGACCCCTGTAAATAGAGCACCTGTCCCCTTCTCCTTTCCCTCTCCATCTATGTCTTCAAGACCAACAGTGGGAACCCCAAGACCAAGTGGTTTTTCCAGACCATCGCAAAGGTTATGGCTTGAttatgaaagaaatgtttttgcagaaatattattcaacaatatataaacaaatgtcaTTCTACAACTCCCTCCCTGACAACCACCACCACAAAAGAGACGATTA
The sequence above is drawn from the Melanotaenia boesemani isolate fMelBoe1 chromosome 22, fMelBoe1.pri, whole genome shotgun sequence genome and encodes:
- the LOC121633839 gene encoding serine/threonine-protein kinase pim-1-like, whose translation is MCLIAFLDEFEAKYQQENPLGEGGYGSVFAGYRKADNLPVAIKYVKKIIFFEYTDDGEEMPAEVAVMLRLQARTDNSVGKSAPVTLLDWYELEGQLVLVLERPESAVSLSDYVSDHGGALEEAPAKVILQQLVDAAIYLQKNCIFHRDIKLENILIETDSEKPQLRLIDFGLSCFYDENTEFDVCCGILSQFPPEVLNMDNYSAGPGTVWQIGVVLYEMLHTMNFVSTSFIQNKLRIRKKLSKRGQDFLKKCLAEDPMKRPTLEDLQSHQWLRYDTHD